The window CGCTATCATCACAATCCTTATCATCATAATGAGATAGAGACTGATGAGGAAGGCGGCCCCAATTACTCCATATTCTTCTACAATAACTGCGAAGATAAAGTCGGAAGCAGATTGTGGAAGCATTTGTTTTAATGCACTTTTTCCTGGTCCCATTCCGGTAATTCCCCCGTGTACGATGGCTGCTTTGGCCTGCATTACCTGATAGTTTTTGGCTTTTACACTTTCATCATCGGTATCTGCTGATTTAGCTTTGCTTGATGTAAAGGTTTCAATACGGCTCATCCATGTGTGAACACGGTTTCCGCCAATCATATTGGTATTTAATGCAATCAACAGAAAGAATACAATGGCTACAAATGAGGCTGAAATAAAGCCCGCAATGTATTTCCAATGAAGCTGTCCGACAATCAAAACAATTACTGAAACCATCAGAATCATTAATGCGGTAGAGCCGTTATCTTTTGCTACCAGTACAAAAACAAGAAGAATAGGTCCGAAAATATACATGATATTCTCTATCGGAAGCCTTTCTCTTGTAATTTTCTTGGTTAAGTATCTGCATAAATAGATAATCAACATCAGGAAGGCAAATGATGACGGCTGGAAGGAGATAGGGGTTCCCGGAATTTTCAACCATCTGGAAGCACTGGCTCCGTCAATGGTTTGCCCGGTAAACATAGTGACTATCAACAAGACGATCATCAGTCCCAGCAGGATACTGCTGAGCTTTCCGATGTATTCATACTTTATAGTTCCTACAAGCCGCATAATGGCTAATCCCAATACTACAAAGAACATATGTTTGATAACGTGGCCGGTGGTAGTTCCGTTATTCACAATATATTCCAGGTTTGAACTTGCAGAGTAAACAGGGAAAATAGAGAAAATGGAGATCACAAGAATGACCATCCAAAGTACTTTATCGCCCTTTAGAAATTCAAATCTGGTTTCTGTATTCTGCTCGTCCATAATTAATGTTATTGGCTTCTGACTAATGGCCATTGGCTTTTAATACCTGTTCTTTAAACTGGCGTCCTCTGTCTTCATAGCTTTTGAATAAATCAAAGCTTGCACAGCATGGGGAAAGTAGAACGGTGTCCCCTTTTTTAGCCAGTGATTTTGATATTTTCACAGCTTCTTCCATGCTTGAAGTATCATAGATAAACTCTTTTTATCTTTAAAGAAATCTATAATCTTCTTATTATCAATTCCAAGGCAAACAATTGCCTTTACTTTTCTTTTGACTAAATCTTCAATTTCGGTATAGTCATTTCCTTTATCTAATCCGCCAACGATCCATACGGTTGGGGTTTTCATACTTTCTAAAGCGTAGTACGTTGCATTCACATTGGTAGCTTTACTGTCGTTGATGTATTTTACACCCTCTGTTTCAGTTACAAATTCCAATCTGTGTTCAACAGCCTGGAATGTCATTAATGAATGTCTTATGCTTTCGTTATTGATCTTCAATATCTTACCTGCAATAGATGCTGCTAAGCTATTGGCAACATTATGGTTCCCAAGTAGGGATAATTCTTCCACTTTCATGGAGAATTCATCCTTCATTTTTACCACAATCTGATCATCGTTTATAAAACCTCCTTCAGGAAGCTGTTCCTTTGTGGAGAAAGGAATCATCTTCGCTTTTATTTCTAATTTTTCAAGAAGGTTTTTGCTCATTTCATCATCTTTGTTGTAGATGAAGAAATTATCATTTTCCTGATTTTCAGTGATTCTGAATTTTGCCAATGCATATTCTTCATAGTTGTAGTTGTACTGATCCAGGTGATCCTGAGACAGGTTCAACAATAAAGAAATATAAGGTCTGAAGTTCTGAATATCATCTAACTGGAAAGAGCTTACTTCCAATACATAATATTCATGGTTTTCATCTGCAACCTGTTTTGCAAAGCTGTATCCAATGTTTCCTCCTAAGCCTACATTTAATCCGTCATTTTTCAGGATATAGTAGATCAGGGAAGTGGTGGTTGTTTTTCCGTTGCTTCCTGTAATGGCAATGATCTTAGCATCTGTAAATTCAGAAGCAAATTCAATTTCTGAGGAAAGTCTTATTCCTTTTTCATGAATTTTGTGGATGATCTCTGCTTTTTTGGGATTCCCGGGCTTTTTACGATCCAGTCGGCATTTAAAATCCTTTCTTCATCGTGGTTTCCTTCTTCAAATTCAATTCCATTTTCGGTAAGAAACTGCTTATAGTTATCTTTAATGGCTCCTTTATCTGAAAGAAATACTTCCAGACCTTTCTTCTTGGCCAAATAAGCAGCTCCACATCCGCTTTCTCCTCCTCCTAAAACAACTATTTTCATATTATAAAAGCTTTATGCTATAGGCTTTAAGCTTTAAGCTTATTGCTTACAGCTTTTAATTTTATCTCATTTTTAAGGTGATCAGACAAACAATTGCCAGTATTACCCCGATGATAATCATTCTGTTTACGATTTTACTTTCGTGAAAACCGTCTTTCTGATAATGGTGGTGTAATGGTGACATTTTGAATAGTCTATTGTTTTGGGCATATTCCAGCCCATATTTTTTTCTTTCTGTATTTGAAAACAATTACCTGAAGCATAACGGAAAG of the Chryseobacterium capnotolerans genome contains:
- a CDS encoding FtsW/RodA/SpoVE family cell cycle protein; translated protein: MDEQNTETRFEFLKGDKVLWMVILVISIFSIFPVYSASSNLEYIVNNGTTTGHVIKHMFFVVLGLAIMRLVGTIKYEYIGKLSSILLGLMIVLLIVTMFTGQTIDGASASRWLKIPGTPISFQPSSFAFLMLIIYLCRYLTKKITRERLPIENIMYIFGPILLVFVLVAKDNGSTALMILMVSVIVLIVGQLHWKYIAGFISASFVAIVFFLLIALNTNMIGGNRVHTWMSRIETFTSSKAKSADTDDESVKAKNYQVMQAKAAIVHGGITGMGPGKSALKQMLPQSASDFIFAVIVEEYGVIGAAFLISLYLIMMIRIVMIASKMPAFFGSLLVLSLGVMIFIQLSVNIAVAVNLIPVTGQPLPLISYGGTSMLVTYLQLGIILNISSRIQIYDEEGMGKKQSIAEINDIA